GAAAGCGCCGACATCGTGCGCATGCTCGGCACCACCTTTGATCCAAACCGCCGCCTGTGCCCCGACCATCAAAAGGCCGAGATTGACCGCTGGAACACCCTGATCCACGCACATGTCAACAACGGTGTCTACCGTGCCGGCTTTGCCCGCACGCAAGAGGCATATGACGCCGCCGTCACCGCTCTCTTCGCCACGCTGGACGATCTCGAAAGCCACCTCACCAAACACATCACGCTCACTGGGACAAACCTGACCGAAGCCGACCTGCGCCTCTTTCCCACATTGGCCCGCTTCGATGTGGCCTACCATTACGCATTCAAATGCAACCTCGCGAAACTCAGCGACTACCCCGCCCTGTGGGATTATGCCCGCGCGCTGAATGCCCTCCCTGGCGTGGCCGAAACCGTCAAACCCGACATCTACAAGGCAGGCTACTTTTCCCCGTCCGAGGCGCGCAACCCGCTGGGCATTGTCCCGGCAGGCCCCCGGATCGACTGGACCGCCCCCTCCACCCGAACGATCCACTGGTAACGGATCACGGCCCACGCTCTTCTTCTGGCCAGAAATATCCCGGGGGTTTGGGGGCAGCGCCCCCATTCACGCAAAAAATCGCGTCGCGCAGCGCCCGCTTGATCCCGCGGGTCGCCCGCCCCCCACCCCGACACCCCGGGACCGGGCAAGACCAGCACTGGCCCGCCGCCTCACACATTGCGGCATGAACAGCCTCAAACCGCGTCCGCAGAAACAACTGGAACGCCCAGCCCCCGAACCCTAGGGTGCCGGACATGACCACCGACCAGATTATCCTGTTTTCCCTGTTCGGCGCCGTCTTCGGCCTGCTGCTCTGGGGGCGCTTTCGCTATGACATTGTTGCGTTCACCGCCCTGATGGCGGCGGTTGTGCTGGGGGTCGTGCCCAGTGCAGAGGCTTTTTCCGGCTTCGGCCACCCCGCAACGCTTGTGGTGGCCCTGGTGCTCGTGGTTTCGGCGGGGCTCGTGCGCTCGGGTGCGGTCTTTCTGATCACGCGCACCCTGGTCGATGCCAGCCGATCGCTTGGCGCGCATATCACGTTGATGGGGGCCATTGGCGGCGTGCTGTCCGCTTTCATGAACAATGTGGCCGCACTTGCGCTCCTGATGCCGGTCGATATCCAGACCGCGCGAAAGGCCGGTCGGTCGCCAGGCCTCAGCCTCATGCCGCTCAGCTTTGCCACGATCCTCGGTGGCATGGTCACATTGATCGGCACGCCGCCCAACATCATCATCGCCACGATCCGCCAAGACAGCCTGGGCGAACCCTTCCGCATGTTCGACTTCGCCCCGGTGGGGGGCATCGCCGCCATCGCGGGCCTGACCTTTGTCGCGCTTGTCGGCTGGCGGCTGATCCCGGCGCGCGAGGATGGCAGCACCCCGGACGAGGCTCTGTCGGAATACATCGCCGAATTGACCATTCCCGAAGGGTCCAAACATGCAGGCAAACGCGTGGGCGAGTTGGAGGAAGAGGCGGAAAAGGCCGATGTCGCCATTATCGGCGTGATCCGGGAGGGCAAACGCCGCTACGGGCGCGCCCGCAATACGGTCCTGCAGGAGGGCGACGCCCTGGTGATCGAGGCGACGCCCGATGCGCTGGACGAATTCCGCGCGGCCCTCAGCCTGGCGGTCGCGGATGCCAAGCGCGAAGAGCAGTTGAAAGCAGCCGGGGAAGGCGTTGAAATCATTGAAGTCGTCGTCACGGACCAATCCCGTCTGATCGGACGGACAGCGCAAAGTGTCGGGCTCAGTTGGCGCCAATCCACCGTGCTTTTGGGGATTTCGCGTGGCGGCAAGCGGATCACCAAGCAGATCCGCAAGACCGAAGTCCGCGCGGGCGACATCCTGCTGCTGTTGGTGCCGCGCGACACCGGCCAGGATGTGACGCAGTGGCTGGGCGGCCTGCCGCTGGCCGAACGCGGTCTGGCCGTGACAGCCGATGATAAGGTCTGGCTTGCCATCGGGCTGTTTGCAGGGGCGGTCGCGGCGGCAAGCGTGGGCCTGTTGTACCTGCCCATTGCGCTTGGCCTTGTCGTGGTGGCCTATGTGCTGTCCAAGATCGTGCCATTGTCCGAACTTTATACCCATATCGAATGGCCCGTGATCGTGCTGCTCGGCTCCATGATCCCGCTGGGGGCCGCGCTGGAAAGTTCGGGCGGCACGGAACTGATCGCGGGTTGGCTGGTGACACTGACCGACGGCTTGCCCGCCTGGGCGGTGCTGACGGTGCTGATGGTCGTCACGATGAGCCTGTCAGACGTGCTGAACAACACTGCCACAACCATCGTGGCCGCACCTGTCGGTATCCAGATGGCCCAGACGCTGGGTGTCTCGCCCGACCCGTTCCTGA
This DNA window, taken from uncultured Tateyamaria sp., encodes the following:
- a CDS encoding glutathione S-transferase C-terminal domain-containing protein, which codes for MGVMIEGVYQVQDPGPGTTQNGAYERAKSTLRGRITPDGPFTPDHGRYHLFVAWNCPWAHRTLLTRAVLGLQDAISISIAKPRRTEQGWVFDTDGEFTDVELGTSAVHEVYARQHPPYTGRITVPILWDKETKQIVSNESADIVRMLGTTFDPNRRLCPDHQKAEIDRWNTLIHAHVNNGVYRAGFARTQEAYDAAVTALFATLDDLESHLTKHITLTGTNLTEADLRLFPTLARFDVAYHYAFKCNLAKLSDYPALWDYARALNALPGVAETVKPDIYKAGYFSPSEARNPLGIVPAGPRIDWTAPSTRTIHW
- a CDS encoding SLC13 family permease: MTTDQIILFSLFGAVFGLLLWGRFRYDIVAFTALMAAVVLGVVPSAEAFSGFGHPATLVVALVLVVSAGLVRSGAVFLITRTLVDASRSLGAHITLMGAIGGVLSAFMNNVAALALLMPVDIQTARKAGRSPGLSLMPLSFATILGGMVTLIGTPPNIIIATIRQDSLGEPFRMFDFAPVGGIAAIAGLTFVALVGWRLIPAREDGSTPDEALSEYIAELTIPEGSKHAGKRVGELEEEAEKADVAIIGVIREGKRRYGRARNTVLQEGDALVIEATPDALDEFRAALSLAVADAKREEQLKAAGEGVEIIEVVVTDQSRLIGRTAQSVGLSWRQSTVLLGISRGGKRITKQIRKTEVRAGDILLLLVPRDTGQDVTQWLGGLPLAERGLAVTADDKVWLAIGLFAGAVAAASVGLLYLPIALGLVVVAYVLSKIVPLSELYTHIEWPVIVLLGSMIPLGAALESSGGTELIAGWLVTLTDGLPAWAVLTVLMVVTMSLSDVLNNTATTIVAAPVGIQMAQTLGVSPDPFLMAVAVAASSAFLTPIGHKNNTLILGPGGYKFGDYWRIGLPLEVIVIAVSIPAILLFWPL